A stretch of Halomonas elongata DSM 2581 DNA encodes these proteins:
- the sufB gene encoding Fe-S cluster assembly protein SufB, translating into MASQEMEELVRREYKEGFVTDIESETVPPGLDEDTIAFISKKKGEPEWMLEWRLKAYHQWLKMTPPSWAHLNYPPIDYQAISYYSAPKRPEDRPQSLDEVDPKLLETYEKLGIPLHERAALAGVAVDAVFDSVSVTTTFKEKLQEAGVIFCSISEAIRDYPELVQQYLGSVVPQGDNYFAALNSAVFTDGSFVFVPEGVTCPMELSTYFRINAANTGQFERTLIVCESRAEVSYLEGCTAPQRDENQLHAAVVELVALEDAKIKYSTVQNWYPGDEDGKGGIYNFVTKRGDCRGDRSHISWTQVETGSAITWKYPSCVLRGKDSVGEFYSVAVTNGRQQADTGTKMIHIGEGTRSTIVSKGIAAGRSDQSYRGLVKVGPRAKNARNFTQCDSLLIGDTCGAHTFPYQEIGNSSAKVEHEATTSKIGEDQLFYCQSRGIGEEDAVNMIVNGFCKDVFQELPMEFAVEAEALLNVTLEGAVG; encoded by the coding sequence ATGGCAAGTCAGGAAATGGAAGAGCTCGTCCGTCGCGAATACAAGGAAGGGTTCGTGACCGACATCGAGAGCGAGACGGTACCACCGGGTCTGGACGAAGACACCATCGCCTTCATCTCGAAGAAGAAGGGCGAGCCGGAATGGATGCTGGAGTGGCGTCTCAAGGCCTATCACCAGTGGTTGAAGATGACGCCGCCGTCCTGGGCGCATCTGAATTATCCGCCCATCGACTACCAGGCGATCTCCTACTACAGCGCACCCAAGCGCCCCGAGGATCGCCCCCAGAGCCTCGATGAGGTCGACCCCAAGCTGCTCGAGACCTACGAGAAGCTGGGCATTCCGCTTCACGAGCGTGCCGCGCTGGCCGGCGTGGCGGTGGACGCGGTGTTCGACTCGGTCTCGGTGACCACGACCTTCAAGGAAAAGCTCCAGGAGGCCGGCGTCATCTTCTGTTCCATCTCCGAGGCGATCCGCGACTACCCGGAACTGGTCCAGCAGTATCTGGGCAGCGTGGTGCCGCAGGGCGACAACTATTTCGCCGCGCTCAACTCGGCGGTGTTCACTGACGGCTCCTTCGTCTTCGTGCCCGAGGGCGTGACCTGCCCCATGGAGTTGTCGACCTATTTCCGCATCAACGCCGCCAACACCGGCCAGTTCGAGCGGACGCTGATCGTCTGCGAGAGCCGCGCCGAGGTGTCGTATCTCGAGGGGTGCACCGCGCCGCAGCGCGACGAGAATCAGCTGCACGCCGCCGTGGTGGAACTGGTGGCGCTGGAAGACGCCAAGATCAAGTACTCCACGGTGCAGAACTGGTATCCCGGCGACGAGGACGGTAAAGGCGGTATCTACAACTTCGTCACCAAGCGTGGCGATTGCCGTGGCGACCGCTCCCACATCAGCTGGACCCAGGTCGAGACCGGCTCGGCGATCACCTGGAAGTATCCGTCCTGCGTGCTGCGCGGCAAGGACAGCGTCGGCGAGTTCTACTCGGTGGCGGTGACCAATGGCCGCCAGCAGGCCGATACCGGCACCAAGATGATCCACATCGGCGAGGGGACGCGCTCCACCATCGTCTCCAAGGGCATCGCCGCCGGTCGTTCCGACCAGTCCTATCGCGGCCTGGTCAAGGTCGGCCCGCGTGCCAAGAATGCCCGCAACTTCACCCAGTGCGACTCGCTGCTGATCGGCGATACCTGCGGCGCCCATACCTTCCCGTATCAGGAGATCGGCAACAGTTCCGCCAAGGTGGAGCACGAGGCGACCACCTCGAAGATCGGCGAGGATCAGCTGTTCTATTGCCAGAGCCGCGGCATCGGCGAGGAAGACGCGGTCAACATGATCGTCAACGGCTTCTGCAAGGATGTCTTCCAGGAGCTGCCGATGGAGTTCGCCGTGGAGGCGGAGGCTCTCTTGAATGTGACGCTCGAAGGCGCAGTGGGTTAA